From Solidesulfovibrio carbinoliphilus subsp. oakridgensis, the proteins below share one genomic window:
- a CDS encoding P-II family nitrogen regulator: MKEIMAVIRMNKMNQTKKALADAGIPAFVAREGYGRGKGLVNQAVLEGAAAGNEEAIALLGTKGRLYPKRIVSIVVPDAQVKDVVTVLMSVNKTGQAGDGKIFVMPVSDSVRVRTGEDGDAAIV, from the coding sequence ATGAAGGAAATCATGGCGGTTATCCGCATGAACAAGATGAACCAGACCAAAAAGGCCCTGGCCGACGCCGGCATCCCGGCCTTCGTGGCCCGCGAGGGTTACGGCCGGGGGAAGGGACTGGTCAACCAGGCCGTGCTCGAGGGCGCGGCCGCCGGAAACGAGGAAGCCATCGCCCTGCTTGGCACCAAGGGCCGCCTGTATCCCAAGCGCATCGTGTCCATCGTGGTGCCAGACGCCCAGGTCAAGGATGTGGTGACCGTCCTTATGTCCGTCAACAAAACCGGCCAGGCCGGCGATGGCAAGATCTTCGTCATGCCCGTCTCCGACTCCGTCCGGGTCAGGACC